In a genomic window of Poecilia reticulata strain Guanapo linkage group LG22, Guppy_female_1.0+MT, whole genome shotgun sequence:
- the kiaa0586 gene encoding protein TALPID3 isoform X3 — MLSPAPSDSTAFSPGQSSCSPDTGDVLIRSTRLVLPERRLEPSEIPQPVQITVQKLGDPVRVQSHWAKETQRPRNPGHKPEVVDPARAANDSHTGPLAQSSSSGQELQTSCFKSGGRGVVLGALRQRCHSNHHKREVSVQLLRPRPTPNTSNRWNSPDQSADDAESVSGFQTEASSGRLGDISKTAAAAAAAAVAATAPLMKAQSDIEARMSQLSEGIQTLLHTDREDDGWRQSLSQHTLHRLETLQSQQLQLQSQLLESAIKIVTGQDSIASDSKAKVKDQKPSSSGTRGPAIAPAVMPTDAVAMETCHCDFRPEQSRSNLYLQQHPANPVAASVHLQSLANDTQEAVRRASDMLKQMECLKTEIKRLLTQQEDSPGWLQTQQSQPEPHQSRSKPKEVQVQFHENQLYQSNSDQHQARPSSLQPTDPQNTHPLFQASHVQHRQSQENVGPQLQSQCNQPLSQNLMPITTPPQTGPLLTHQEVQGPSSQSLQTLSHQSQFSLLQRKPGGSSTLEEAGQVLRQARRRKKVLENNLDALLKAKNGEILHCQLEALAANRDLTEEVRIKKTVDAWINALTRDVQTLGHPPPAQGAMPPLDAIHRRAANATKSQQRAAGRGKPVSMPRGTSNQPVMGRGGKDQTAGHRMEAEPAGVPGNLMGSQQNDMDGELYLTRLYGRLPHEGLRRTLKKSPYPRFSSPVSPLGRKQHPRLVESIRGIRLKSCKTQTSFAPVLSQSAGQASQHVHLSLLHSARPVVNSAELATGARAIPLRLPRMDSSSRCEXVQDRASVLPVPLPESKANVNNGANNHQKQQVVPEKPPSSPSHVTEIKAAEPLKDDEDEENSFPGNNFLSVTDVHQAENSDVGEEVMVLEGGPSPAPVRFHSPAFPPEAPSSRHAEIVTPVAGRGRTQDILENRLVEWVEQQLMSRMIADMYRPAPPDPAQNDSTDQSELEERSFTSDIVEAAGGGGLQLFVDANISVDSALIRQLVNEVLTETVAQMLSQTRAVATAPEPGPEAPQSEEQEDKAAPLVPTPVPSPPPSRPQLSKDSTPAATPLPSEPSSPVPQDSPQPVTAPEPVATPAATPEPCLPDESSSAAHQVPTPASQKDPQLSLDKLEELESQEHSLALSVAEEEPAVSSPAPAQSQPPQAEPSPVPPPSHLETSSSSSSSSSSSSSSSAVTAETEAALKHISEGELLISVNQLAPLTEEEEVCSFSSSLQEVEDMAFDSSTVEQVGGRSILLTLLTKMDQGVTRRGQRPQPEGSWGREEMEDEVSVGEVRDCGPAKPQNQTRDPTGLNQSSACGQISQPSDVGHLDKQNPQGGARKTGVHLATCRTQGRNEEDKEETDGSVDPDTNSSTSDVF; from the exons GACCCCTGGCTCAGTCATCCTCCTCGGGTCAGGAGCTTCAGACATCATGCTTCAAGTCTGGGGGGCGAGGAGTGGTGCTGGGAGCGCTGAGACAACG CTGCCACAGCAACCACCACAAGAGGGAAGTCAGCGTCCAACTGTTGCGACCAAGGCCGACTCCGAACACATCAAACCGTTGGAACAGCCCTGATCAGAGCGCTGACGATGCAGAGAGTGTGTCGGGTTTTCAGACCGAGGCGTCATCTGGTCGCCTTGGAGACATCAgcaaaactgcagcagctgctgcagccgcagCTGTGGCTGCAACCGCTCCTCTCATGAAG GCCCAGTCAGACATTGAAGCTCGAATGTCTCAGTTGTCTGAAGGCATCCAGACGCTGCTGCACACAGACAG GGAGGATGATGGCTGGAGACAGAGTCTGAGTCAACACACACTGCATCGCCTGGAGACGCTGCAgagccagcagctgcagctgcag agccagcTGCTGGAGTCAGCTATCAAGATAGTGACGGGTCAGGATTCCATTGCCTCAGACTCCAAAG CCAAAGTCAAGGACCAGAAGCCAAGCTCGTCAGGAACCAGAGGGCCTGCTATTGCCCCCGCTGTCATGCCGACGGATgcagttgccatggaaacgtgCCACTGTGACTTCAGGCCAGAGCAATCCAG GAGCAACCTGTATCTCCAGCAGCATCCAGCTAATCCTGTGGCTGCAAGCGTTCATCTTCAGTCTTTAGCAAACGACACTCAGGAAGCGGTAAGGAGAGCCAGTGATATGTTAAAGCAGATGGAGTGTCTGAAGACGGAGATAAAGAGGCTGCTGACC CAGCAAGAAGACTCCCCAGGCTGGCTCCAGACCCAACAAAGCCAACCTGAGCCCCACCAGAGCAGATCCAAGCCAAAGGAAGTCCAGGTTCAGTTCCATGAAAACCAGCTCTACCAGTCAAACTCTGATCAGCACCAGGCCCGGCCAAGCAGTCTTCAACCAACCGACCCTCAAAACACTCACCCCCTGTTTCAGGCTTCCCATGTCCAACACAGACAGTCACAGGAGAACGTGGGTCCACAACTGCAGTCCCAATGTAATCAGCCCCTTTCTCAGAATCTGATGCCCATTACCACACCACCCCAAACTGGGCCCTTATTAACTCACCAGGAAGTCCAGGGTCCATCTAGCCAGAGTCTTCAAACCCTTTCCCATCAGTCCCAGTTTTCACTGCTCCAAAGGAAACCTGGTGGCTCCTCTACGCTGGAGGAGGCAGGCCAGGTTCTCCGACAGGCTCGGAGACGGAAGAAAGTTCTGGAGAACAACCTGGACGCTCTGCTGAAGGCTAAGAACGGAGAAATCCTACACTGCCAACTGGAAGCCTTGGCTGCTAACAG AGACCTAACTGAAGAGGTCCGGATAAAGAAGACAGTGGATGCCTGGATCAACGCTTTAACCAGAGACGTTCAG ACTCTGGGTCATCCTCCCCCTGCTCAGGGTGCCATGCCTCCTCTAGATGCCATTCATCGCAGAGCAGCAAATGCAACAAAgtcccagcagagggctgcagGCAGGGGGAAGCCAGTGAGCATGCCCAGAGGAACGAGTAATCAGCCAGTGATGGGAAGAGGAGGCAAAGACCAGACTGCTGGACACAGAATG GAGGCAGAGCCTGCTGGAGTCCCAGGTAACCTGATGGGCAGCCAGCAAAACGACATGGATGGAGAGCTTTATCTGACTCGACTGTACGGCAGACTCCCTCACGAAGGTCTCAGGCGAACCCTGAAGAAGAGCCCATACCCTCGTTTTAGCTCTCCTGTGTCTCCTCTCGGCAGGAAACAGCACCCCCGCCTGGTGGAAAGCATCAGAG GTATAAGGCTGAAGTCCTGTAAGACTCAGACCAGTTTTGCTCCAGTCCTCAGTCAGTCAGCGGGACAAGCTTCCCAACACGTTCACTTATCCTTACTCCACTCTGCTCGACCTGTGGTGAACAGTGCAGAGCTCGCCACTGGTGCCAGGGCAATCCCACTGC GTCTTCCCAGGATGGACTCCTCCTCCAGGTGTGAGYGTGTTCAGGACAGAGCATCAGTACTTCCTGTTCCTCTGCCAGAGAGCAAGGCGAATGTCAACAATGGAGCCAACAATCACCAG AAGCAGCAGGTGGTTCCAGAAAAGCCCCCATCTTCTCCATCACATGTCACTGAGATCAAAGCAGCAGAGCCTCTAAAAGATGACGAGGATGAAGAAAACAGCTTCCCTGGAAATAACTTTCTCTCTGTCACTGATGTCCACCAG GCGGAGAACAGTGATGTGGGTGAGGAGGTGATGGTGTTGGAGGGAGGCCCCTCCCCGGCTCCAGTGCGGTTCCACAGCCCGGCCTTCCCGCCTGAAGCCCCCTCCTCTCGCCATGCTGAGATTGTGACTCCTGTGGCGGGCCGTGGCCGGACGCAGGACATCCTGGAGAACCGGCTGGTGGAGTG ggtggagcagcagctgatgTCCAGGATGATTGCTGATATGTATCGCCCTGCCCCGCCCGACCCCGCCCAGAATGACTCcactgaccaatcagagcttGAGGAGCGGAGTTTCACCTCAGATATTG TGGAAGCAGCAGGAGGTGGAGGTCTGCAGCTCTTTGTAGACGCCAACATCTCGGTGGATTCGGCTTTGATCAGGCAGCTGGTGAACGAGGTTCTGACTGAAACCGTGGCCCAGATGCTGTCCCAGACCAGAGCAGTGGCTACGGctccagaaccaggaccggaaGCACCGCAGTCAGAAGAACAGGAG GACAAAGCGGCTCCACTGGTCCCGACACCAGTCCCATCACCTCCACCCAGCAGGCCCCAGCTCAGCAAAGACTCCACCCCAGCAGCCACTCCTCTTCCATCTGAACCATCCAGCCCAGTTCCCCAGGACTCTCCTCAGCCAGTCACAGCTCCAG AACCTGTAGCTACACCGGCTGCCACACCAGAACCCTGTCTGCCCGATGAAAGCTCCTCTGCTGCTCATCAGGTCCCGACCCCAGCCTCACAGAAGGACCCACAACTTTCACTGGACAAGCTGGAAGAGCTGGAGTCACAGGAACACTCTCT GGCGCTGTCTGTAGCAGAGGAGGAGCCGGCGGTCAGCAGCCCCGCTCCTGCTCAGTCCCAGCCTCCTCAGGCAGAACCCAGTCCTGTTCCTCCTCCCAGTCATCTGGAAACCAgtagctccagcagcagcagcagttccagcagcagcagtagcagcgcTGTAACTGCAGAGACCGAAGCTGCACTCAAACACATCTCAGAGGGCGAGTTACTCATCAGCGTCAACCAGCTGGCCCCTCTGACAG AAGAGGAGGAAGTCTGTAGCTTCTCTAGCTCGCTACAAGAGGTGGAAGACATG GCCTTTGACTCGTCCACTGTAGAACAGGTTGGAGGTCGTAGCATTCTGCTGACCCTGTTGACCAAGATGGATCAGGGAGTCACTCGCAGAGGACAGAGGCCACAGCCTGAG GGCTCCTGGGGgagggaggagatggaggacGAGGTGAGTGTGGGGGAGGTGAGAGACTGCGGGCCGGCAAAACCTCAGAACCAGACCAGAGACCCGACGGGACTGAATCAAAGCTCCGCCTGCGGACAGATCAGCCAGCCGTCAG acgTTGGACATCTGGACAAACAAAATCCACAGGGAGGAGCCAGGAAGACAGGTGTTCATCTGGCCACCTGTAGAACCCAGGGTAGAAACGAGGAGGACAAAGAGGAGACCGACGGGTCAGTGGATCCAGACACAAACTCCTCCACCAGTGACGTCTTCTGA
- the kiaa0586 gene encoding protein TALPID3 isoform X2, giving the protein MLSPAPSDSTAFSPGQSSCSPDTGDVLIRSTRLVLPERRLEPSEIPQPVQITVQKLGDPVRVQSHWAKETQRPRNPGHKPEVVDPARAANDSHTGPLAQSSSSGQELQTSCFKSGGRGVVLGALRQRCHSNHHKREVSVQLLRPRPTPNTSNRWNSPDQSADDAESVSGFQTEASSGRLGDISKTAAAAAAAAVAATAPLMKAQSDIEARMSQLSEGIQTLLHTDREDDGWRQSLSQHTLHRLETLQSQQLQLQSQLLESAIKIVTGQDSIASDSKAKVKDQKPSSSGTRGPAIAPAVMPTDAVAMETCHCDFRPEQSRSNLYLQQHPANPVAASVHLQSLANDTQEAVRRASDMLKQMECLKTEIKRLLTQEDSPGWLQTQQSQPEPHQSRSKPKEVQVQFHENQLYQSNSDQHQARPSSLQPTDPQNTHPLFQASHVQHRQSQENVGPQLQSQCNQPLSQNLMPITTPPQTGPLLTHQEVQGPSSQSLQTLSHQSQFSLLQRKPGGSSTLEEAGQVLRQARRRKKVLENNLDALLKAKNGEILHCQLEALAANRDLTEEVRIKKTVDAWINALTRDVQTLGHPPPAQGAMPPLDAIHRRAANATKSQQRAAGRGKPVSMPRGTSNQPVMGRGGKDQTAGHRMEAEPAGVPGNLMGSQQNDMDGELYLTRLYGRLPHEGLRRTLKKSPYPRFSSPVSPLGRKQHPRLVESIRGIRLKSCKTQTSFAPVLSQSAGQASQHVHLSLLHSARPVVNSAELATGARAIPLRLPRMDSSSRCEXVQDRASVLPVPLPESKANVNNGANNHQKQQVVPEKPPSSPSHVTEIKAAEPLKDDEDEENSFPGNNFLSVTDVHQKQQVVPEKPPSSPSHIIEIKAAEPLKDDEDEENSFPGNIFLSVTDVHQAENSDVGEEVMVLEGGPSPAPVRFHSPAFPPEAPSSRHAEIVTPVAGRGRTQDILENRLVEWVEQQLMSRMIADMYRPAPPDPAQNDSTDQSELEERSFTSDIVEAAGGGGLQLFVDANISVDSALIRQLVNEVLTETVAQMLSQTRAVATAPEPGPEAPQSEEQEDKAAPLVPTPVPSPPPSRPQLSKDSTPAATPLPSEPSSPVPQDSPQPVTAPEPVATPAATPEPCLPDESSSAAHQVPTPASQKDPQLSLDKLEELESQEHSLALSVAEEEPAVSSPAPAQSQPPQAEPSPVPPPSHLETSSSSSSSSSSSSSSSAVTAETEAALKHISEGELLISVNQLAPLTEEEEVCSFSSSLQEVEDMAFDSSTVEQVGGRSILLTLLTKMDQGVTRRGQRPQPEGSWGREEMEDEVSVGEVRDCGPAKPQNQTRDPTGLNQSSACGQISQPSDVGHLDKQNPQGGARKTGVHLATCRTQGRNEEDKEETDGSVDPDTNSSTSDVF; this is encoded by the exons GACCCCTGGCTCAGTCATCCTCCTCGGGTCAGGAGCTTCAGACATCATGCTTCAAGTCTGGGGGGCGAGGAGTGGTGCTGGGAGCGCTGAGACAACG CTGCCACAGCAACCACCACAAGAGGGAAGTCAGCGTCCAACTGTTGCGACCAAGGCCGACTCCGAACACATCAAACCGTTGGAACAGCCCTGATCAGAGCGCTGACGATGCAGAGAGTGTGTCGGGTTTTCAGACCGAGGCGTCATCTGGTCGCCTTGGAGACATCAgcaaaactgcagcagctgctgcagccgcagCTGTGGCTGCAACCGCTCCTCTCATGAAG GCCCAGTCAGACATTGAAGCTCGAATGTCTCAGTTGTCTGAAGGCATCCAGACGCTGCTGCACACAGACAG GGAGGATGATGGCTGGAGACAGAGTCTGAGTCAACACACACTGCATCGCCTGGAGACGCTGCAgagccagcagctgcagctgcag agccagcTGCTGGAGTCAGCTATCAAGATAGTGACGGGTCAGGATTCCATTGCCTCAGACTCCAAAG CCAAAGTCAAGGACCAGAAGCCAAGCTCGTCAGGAACCAGAGGGCCTGCTATTGCCCCCGCTGTCATGCCGACGGATgcagttgccatggaaacgtgCCACTGTGACTTCAGGCCAGAGCAATCCAG GAGCAACCTGTATCTCCAGCAGCATCCAGCTAATCCTGTGGCTGCAAGCGTTCATCTTCAGTCTTTAGCAAACGACACTCAGGAAGCGGTAAGGAGAGCCAGTGATATGTTAAAGCAGATGGAGTGTCTGAAGACGGAGATAAAGAGGCTGCTGACC CAAGAAGACTCCCCAGGCTGGCTCCAGACCCAACAAAGCCAACCTGAGCCCCACCAGAGCAGATCCAAGCCAAAGGAAGTCCAGGTTCAGTTCCATGAAAACCAGCTCTACCAGTCAAACTCTGATCAGCACCAGGCCCGGCCAAGCAGTCTTCAACCAACCGACCCTCAAAACACTCACCCCCTGTTTCAGGCTTCCCATGTCCAACACAGACAGTCACAGGAGAACGTGGGTCCACAACTGCAGTCCCAATGTAATCAGCCCCTTTCTCAGAATCTGATGCCCATTACCACACCACCCCAAACTGGGCCCTTATTAACTCACCAGGAAGTCCAGGGTCCATCTAGCCAGAGTCTTCAAACCCTTTCCCATCAGTCCCAGTTTTCACTGCTCCAAAGGAAACCTGGTGGCTCCTCTACGCTGGAGGAGGCAGGCCAGGTTCTCCGACAGGCTCGGAGACGGAAGAAAGTTCTGGAGAACAACCTGGACGCTCTGCTGAAGGCTAAGAACGGAGAAATCCTACACTGCCAACTGGAAGCCTTGGCTGCTAACAG AGACCTAACTGAAGAGGTCCGGATAAAGAAGACAGTGGATGCCTGGATCAACGCTTTAACCAGAGACGTTCAG ACTCTGGGTCATCCTCCCCCTGCTCAGGGTGCCATGCCTCCTCTAGATGCCATTCATCGCAGAGCAGCAAATGCAACAAAgtcccagcagagggctgcagGCAGGGGGAAGCCAGTGAGCATGCCCAGAGGAACGAGTAATCAGCCAGTGATGGGAAGAGGAGGCAAAGACCAGACTGCTGGACACAGAATG GAGGCAGAGCCTGCTGGAGTCCCAGGTAACCTGATGGGCAGCCAGCAAAACGACATGGATGGAGAGCTTTATCTGACTCGACTGTACGGCAGACTCCCTCACGAAGGTCTCAGGCGAACCCTGAAGAAGAGCCCATACCCTCGTTTTAGCTCTCCTGTGTCTCCTCTCGGCAGGAAACAGCACCCCCGCCTGGTGGAAAGCATCAGAG GTATAAGGCTGAAGTCCTGTAAGACTCAGACCAGTTTTGCTCCAGTCCTCAGTCAGTCAGCGGGACAAGCTTCCCAACACGTTCACTTATCCTTACTCCACTCTGCTCGACCTGTGGTGAACAGTGCAGAGCTCGCCACTGGTGCCAGGGCAATCCCACTGC GTCTTCCCAGGATGGACTCCTCCTCCAGGTGTGAGYGTGTTCAGGACAGAGCATCAGTACTTCCTGTTCCTCTGCCAGAGAGCAAGGCGAATGTCAACAATGGAGCCAACAATCACCAG AAGCAGCAGGTGGTTCCAGAAAAGCCCCCATCTTCTCCATCACATGTCACTGAGATCAAAGCAGCAGAGCCTCTAAAAGATGACGAGGATGAAGAAAACAGCTTCCCTGGAAATAACTTTCTCTCTGTCACTGATGTCCACCAG AAGCAGCAGGTGGTTCCAGAAAAGCCCCCATCTTCTCCATCACACATCATTGAGATCAAAGCAGCAGAGCCTCTAAAAGATGACGAGGATGAAGAAAACAGCTTCCCTGGAAATATCTTTCTCTCTGTCACTGATGTCCACCAG GCGGAGAACAGTGATGTGGGTGAGGAGGTGATGGTGTTGGAGGGAGGCCCCTCCCCGGCTCCAGTGCGGTTCCACAGCCCGGCCTTCCCGCCTGAAGCCCCCTCCTCTCGCCATGCTGAGATTGTGACTCCTGTGGCGGGCCGTGGCCGGACGCAGGACATCCTGGAGAACCGGCTGGTGGAGTG ggtggagcagcagctgatgTCCAGGATGATTGCTGATATGTATCGCCCTGCCCCGCCCGACCCCGCCCAGAATGACTCcactgaccaatcagagcttGAGGAGCGGAGTTTCACCTCAGATATTG TGGAAGCAGCAGGAGGTGGAGGTCTGCAGCTCTTTGTAGACGCCAACATCTCGGTGGATTCGGCTTTGATCAGGCAGCTGGTGAACGAGGTTCTGACTGAAACCGTGGCCCAGATGCTGTCCCAGACCAGAGCAGTGGCTACGGctccagaaccaggaccggaaGCACCGCAGTCAGAAGAACAGGAG GACAAAGCGGCTCCACTGGTCCCGACACCAGTCCCATCACCTCCACCCAGCAGGCCCCAGCTCAGCAAAGACTCCACCCCAGCAGCCACTCCTCTTCCATCTGAACCATCCAGCCCAGTTCCCCAGGACTCTCCTCAGCCAGTCACAGCTCCAG AACCTGTAGCTACACCGGCTGCCACACCAGAACCCTGTCTGCCCGATGAAAGCTCCTCTGCTGCTCATCAGGTCCCGACCCCAGCCTCACAGAAGGACCCACAACTTTCACTGGACAAGCTGGAAGAGCTGGAGTCACAGGAACACTCTCT GGCGCTGTCTGTAGCAGAGGAGGAGCCGGCGGTCAGCAGCCCCGCTCCTGCTCAGTCCCAGCCTCCTCAGGCAGAACCCAGTCCTGTTCCTCCTCCCAGTCATCTGGAAACCAgtagctccagcagcagcagcagttccagcagcagcagtagcagcgcTGTAACTGCAGAGACCGAAGCTGCACTCAAACACATCTCAGAGGGCGAGTTACTCATCAGCGTCAACCAGCTGGCCCCTCTGACAG AAGAGGAGGAAGTCTGTAGCTTCTCTAGCTCGCTACAAGAGGTGGAAGACATG GCCTTTGACTCGTCCACTGTAGAACAGGTTGGAGGTCGTAGCATTCTGCTGACCCTGTTGACCAAGATGGATCAGGGAGTCACTCGCAGAGGACAGAGGCCACAGCCTGAG GGCTCCTGGGGgagggaggagatggaggacGAGGTGAGTGTGGGGGAGGTGAGAGACTGCGGGCCGGCAAAACCTCAGAACCAGACCAGAGACCCGACGGGACTGAATCAAAGCTCCGCCTGCGGACAGATCAGCCAGCCGTCAG acgTTGGACATCTGGACAAACAAAATCCACAGGGAGGAGCCAGGAAGACAGGTGTTCATCTGGCCACCTGTAGAACCCAGGGTAGAAACGAGGAGGACAAAGAGGAGACCGACGGGTCAGTGGATCCAGACACAAACTCCTCCACCAGTGACGTCTTCTGA